One region of Syntrophobacter fumaroxidans MPOB genomic DNA includes:
- a CDS encoding NuoF family protein: MNRTELYAMAQAELDRQQKFRCRLLCCASTPCISSGGTAVYEAVKQAIEAEGLQAEVEAVATGCVGPCSRGPLITVKMEGREDVVYEQVTPEMAARILDKHLRSKPVALDDKMLPADWPFFVKQKKIVLADSGTVDPEKLESYVARGGYTALGHALREMTPEEVCEEIARSGIRGRGGAGYPSGLKWHMVRKAPGEKKYVVANGDEGDPGAYMDRTLMESDPHRVLEGMAIAGYAVGADQGYIYVRGEYPLAAKRLEKAIRAAERRGLLGSRVLDSNFSFRIDIRMGAGAFVCGEETALMASIMGRRGQPVPRPPYPANKGLWGGPTLINNVETFGNIAAIIGNGAEWYASFGTEKSKGAKIFALAGKVNNTGLIEVPIGITLREIVYDIGGGIPGGRAFKAAQTGGPSGGCIPAEYLDTPIDYETLQKLGSIMGSGGLIVMDDQSCMPDVAKFFMEFCMDESCGKCTPCRVGTVQMHRMLDKITNGTATMDDLKRLEELCLMVKESSLCGLGQTAPNPIYSTLRYFRDEYEAHIKDHHCPAGVCQFGAKAV, translated from the coding sequence ATGAACCGAACGGAACTCTACGCCATGGCCCAGGCCGAACTGGACCGACAACAAAAATTCCGCTGCCGGCTGCTGTGCTGTGCCAGCACTCCATGCATATCTTCCGGTGGTACCGCTGTGTACGAGGCGGTGAAGCAAGCCATCGAGGCCGAGGGATTGCAGGCTGAAGTCGAGGCGGTGGCTACGGGATGCGTGGGACCTTGCAGCCGGGGTCCGTTGATCACGGTGAAGATGGAAGGCCGTGAGGATGTGGTCTACGAGCAGGTCACGCCGGAAATGGCCGCCCGGATCCTGGACAAGCACCTGCGCAGCAAGCCGGTGGCTCTTGACGACAAAATGTTGCCCGCCGACTGGCCGTTCTTCGTCAAGCAGAAAAAGATCGTCCTTGCGGACAGCGGCACGGTTGATCCGGAAAAACTGGAAAGCTACGTGGCGCGCGGTGGTTACACCGCCCTGGGCCACGCCCTGCGCGAGATGACTCCGGAGGAGGTGTGCGAGGAAATCGCGCGCAGCGGCATTCGCGGCCGCGGGGGTGCGGGGTATCCCAGCGGGCTCAAGTGGCACATGGTCCGCAAGGCCCCCGGCGAGAAGAAATACGTGGTCGCCAACGGTGATGAAGGTGACCCGGGAGCCTACATGGACCGCACGCTCATGGAATCGGACCCGCACCGGGTGCTCGAGGGCATGGCCATCGCCGGCTACGCCGTCGGCGCCGACCAGGGTTACATCTATGTGCGCGGCGAGTATCCGCTTGCCGCCAAGCGTTTGGAGAAGGCCATCCGGGCGGCGGAGCGTCGAGGTCTGCTCGGCAGCCGTGTGCTGGACAGTAATTTCAGTTTCCGCATCGACATCCGGATGGGCGCGGGAGCCTTCGTCTGCGGTGAAGAAACAGCCCTGATGGCTTCGATCATGGGCCGGCGCGGGCAGCCCGTGCCCCGTCCCCCGTATCCCGCCAACAAGGGTCTGTGGGGCGGGCCGACCCTGATCAACAACGTGGAAACCTTCGGCAATATTGCCGCCATCATCGGCAACGGGGCCGAATGGTATGCAAGCTTCGGTACCGAGAAGAGCAAGGGGGCCAAGATTTTCGCGCTGGCCGGGAAAGTCAACAATACCGGCCTGATTGAAGTGCCCATCGGCATAACCCTGAGGGAAATCGTTTACGACATAGGCGGCGGCATCCCCGGAGGGCGCGCGTTCAAGGCGGCCCAGACGGGAGGGCCGAGCGGAGGCTGTATCCCGGCTGAATACCTGGACACTCCCATCGATTACGAGACCCTGCAAAAACTCGGCTCGATCATGGGTTCCGGCGGGCTCATCGTCATGGACGACCAGTCCTGCATGCCTGACGTGGCCAAGTTCTTCATGGAATTTTGCATGGACGAGAGCTGTGGAAAGTGCACGCCCTGCAGGGTGGGTACGGTGCAGATGCATCGGATGCTGGACAAGATCACCAACGGCACTGCCACCATGGACGATCTGAAGCGACTGGAGGAGCTCTGCCTGATGGTGAAGGAAAGCAGCCTGTGCGGTCTCGGTCAGACCGCGCCGAACCCGATCTACAGCACTTTGCGTTATTTCCGGGATGAATACGAGGCCCATATCAAGGACCATCACTGTCCAGCCGGGGTCTGTCAGTTCGGGGCGAAGGCCGTATAG
- a CDS encoding FKBP-type peptidyl-prolyl cis-trans isomerase, which produces MMQVVKKGDYVKVHYTGKFDNGAVFESSTGCAPLQVHVGARELLQGFEDALLGMTLNETKTFTLASSEAYGERDEQLEQTFALSDFPEGFLPQVGEMILVTNQEQDEFPALIRGVEDEMVRLDFNHPLAGKTLTFEVEVMEISDRPEADRCGAGCSCSDR; this is translated from the coding sequence ATGATGCAGGTGGTCAAAAAGGGCGACTACGTAAAAGTCCACTATACGGGCAAATTCGACAATGGAGCCGTATTCGAATCGAGCACGGGATGCGCGCCGCTGCAGGTCCATGTCGGCGCGCGGGAGCTGTTGCAGGGATTTGAAGATGCACTGCTGGGAATGACCCTCAACGAAACGAAGACGTTTACCCTGGCTTCCTCGGAAGCCTATGGCGAACGTGACGAGCAACTCGAACAGACCTTTGCCCTGTCCGATTTCCCGGAGGGCTTTCTGCCCCAGGTGGGCGAGATGATCCTGGTCACCAACCAGGAACAGGACGAGTTTCCCGCCCTGATCAGGGGCGTTGAGGATGAAATGGTGCGTCTCGATTTCAACCACCCGCTCGCCGGCAAGACCCTGACGTTTGAGGTGGAAGTGATGGAGATTTCAGATCGGCCCGAAGCCGACCGTTGCGGCGCAGGGTGTTCCTGCTCGGATCGGTGA
- a CDS encoding type I 3-dehydroquinate dehydratase — MSLAHSLICGCLMRESTEDTARFLEYPGIGLVEWRLDALHGIHTRNGLDEALAGLSLPGRHPVIATVRPERFRGGFRGTEEARIRALERTVRAGAEWIDLEDDLPEDVLSPFRDSAARVVISHHDFDGTPASDPLKHRVEHLATLGAHVLKIATYARTVEDNLRVLELIPFARKQFGAETIAFCMGPTGRWSRLACLLMGSPWTYVRFPELPASAPGQFTVAQMQTLLEIVGAG, encoded by the coding sequence ATGAGTCTAGCACATTCCCTGATTTGCGGCTGTCTCATGAGGGAATCCACGGAAGACACGGCTCGTTTTCTCGAGTATCCGGGGATCGGCCTTGTGGAATGGCGACTCGACGCCCTGCACGGCATCCACACCCGCAATGGACTGGACGAGGCTCTTGCCGGGCTGTCCCTGCCCGGGCGTCACCCGGTGATTGCGACCGTCAGGCCTGAAAGGTTCCGGGGAGGATTCCGCGGCACCGAGGAGGCTCGTATCCGGGCGCTCGAGAGGACCGTTCGGGCCGGAGCGGAATGGATCGACCTCGAAGACGATCTGCCCGAAGACGTATTGTCCCCGTTTCGTGATTCCGCGGCGAGGGTCGTGATTTCTCACCACGATTTCGATGGGACCCCGGCTTCCGATCCCCTCAAACACCGGGTGGAACACCTGGCAACGCTCGGGGCGCATGTTCTCAAGATCGCCACCTATGCCCGCACCGTTGAAGACAACCTCCGCGTTCTGGAGCTCATCCCTTTTGCCCGCAAGCAGTTCGGCGCGGAGACGATCGCGTTTTGCATGGGGCCCACGGGCCGCTGGAGCAGGCTCGCCTGCCTGTTGATGGGAAGTCCCTGGACGTATGTCCGGTTCCCGGAACTTCCCGCATCTGCGCCGGGGCAATTCACCGTGGCCCAAATGCAGACCCTGCTCGAGATTGTCGGAGCGGGGTGA
- a CDS encoding oxidoreductase encodes MTTTASNKVRLATAWFGGCAGCHMSLLDLDERLIDVVGLVDIVYSPVADIKVFPEGVDVTLVEGACCNDENVHLAHEVRERSKIVIAFGDCAVTGNVPSMRNRLDRDQMINSVYFEGPGKPPPTSVLGHFLPTLIPKVLPLHQVIPVDIFLPGCPPDPERIWAAIVALLKGEPVLLPEEMRSFG; translated from the coding sequence ATGACCACCACAGCGAGCAACAAAGTACGGTTGGCCACCGCCTGGTTCGGCGGGTGCGCCGGCTGCCATATGAGTCTGTTGGACCTGGACGAGCGCCTGATCGACGTGGTTGGGCTGGTGGACATCGTCTACAGCCCGGTTGCTGACATCAAGGTGTTCCCGGAGGGGGTTGACGTGACCCTTGTGGAAGGGGCCTGCTGCAATGACGAGAACGTACATCTGGCCCATGAAGTCCGGGAAAGAAGCAAGATCGTGATCGCCTTCGGCGACTGCGCCGTGACCGGGAACGTGCCCAGCATGCGCAACCGCCTGGACCGGGATCAGATGATCAACTCGGTCTATTTCGAGGGCCCCGGCAAGCCGCCTCCAACATCCGTGCTGGGTCACTTCCTGCCGACCCTCATCCCCAAAGTGCTGCCTTTGCACCAGGTCATTCCCGTTGACATTTTCCTGCCCGGATGTCCCCCCGATCCAGAGAGGATTTGGGCCGCCATCGTCGCTCTGCTCAAAGGGGAACCGGTATTGTTGCCTGAGGAGATGAGAAGCTTCGGATAA
- the aroE gene encoding shikimate dehydrogenase: MIKPVQTELYAVIGNPVAHSLSPVMMNAAFRSMNVPATYLALQADELPEDLETLARFGFRGLSVTLPHKELAYRLADHVDDMARTIGAVNTLMREGSAWIGCNTDWLGATKALRRVTELEGREALILGAGGAARAVAFGMKREGARVTIANRCVEKGKALAKSFRCDFIPLAILDRARFDRHFDVVVQCTSVGLQGTIPTVLVSDSFFEPGMVVMETVYRPLRTPFLNAAKRAGATIVHGTDMLVYQGVAQLEWWLSRPIPEFPCVAAMKQAIHEVLSKEKNAQDD, from the coding sequence ATGATAAAACCTGTTCAGACCGAGCTTTACGCCGTGATCGGCAACCCTGTCGCGCACAGTCTGAGCCCGGTCATGATGAACGCCGCCTTCAGGAGCATGAACGTTCCCGCGACGTACCTGGCTCTGCAGGCGGATGAACTGCCGGAGGATCTGGAGACGCTGGCCCGGTTCGGATTTCGGGGGTTGAGCGTGACTCTGCCCCACAAAGAGCTGGCCTACCGGTTGGCCGATCACGTGGACGACATGGCGAGAACCATCGGCGCCGTGAATACCCTCATGAGGGAAGGCTCCGCCTGGATCGGCTGCAATACGGACTGGCTGGGCGCCACAAAGGCGCTGCGCCGGGTGACCGAGCTCGAAGGCAGGGAGGCGCTCATCCTCGGAGCCGGTGGAGCGGCTCGCGCCGTGGCTTTCGGGATGAAGAGGGAAGGCGCCCGGGTGACCATTGCCAACCGGTGTGTCGAGAAGGGAAAGGCCCTCGCCAAAAGCTTCCGATGTGACTTCATTCCCCTCGCGATATTGGATCGGGCGCGTTTTGACCGGCATTTCGACGTGGTGGTTCAATGCACTTCGGTGGGACTGCAGGGCACGATCCCGACCGTCCTGGTCAGCGACTCCTTTTTCGAGCCCGGAATGGTGGTCATGGAAACCGTCTACCGCCCATTACGAACACCTTTTCTAAACGCTGCAAAACGGGCCGGCGCCACCATCGTTCACGGCACCGACATGCTCGTCTACCAGGGGGTGGCCCAACTGGAATGGTGGCTGTCGCGGCCCATCCCGGAATTCCCTTGCGTGGCGGCCATGAAGCAAGCCATCCACGAAGTTCTGTCAAAGGAAAAGAATGCGCAAGACGATTGA
- the hoxU gene encoding bidirectional hydrogenase complex protein HoxU: MSVVTLTINDKLVSAQAGQSLLSAIKDQGIDIPTLCCLEGLTDWGGCRLCMVEVVGSPRLVASCVTPVAEGMVIQTESQRLTAYRKMIVELLLSERNHICASCVMNGGCELQSVAAKLGVDHVRYDYLCPDLPMDASHERNVMDPNRCILCTRCVRVCDQVEGAHTLDVMGRGIQQRVIAGLNQAWGTSRSCTKCGKCVQVCPTGALFKKGATAAEMEKQHDFLIWILDGREKKIWRWS, translated from the coding sequence ATGTCGGTTGTCACCCTTACCATCAACGACAAACTCGTCAGCGCTCAGGCCGGCCAGAGTCTGCTCAGTGCGATCAAGGATCAGGGAATAGATATTCCCACCCTTTGCTGCTTGGAGGGCTTGACCGACTGGGGCGGCTGTCGCCTGTGCATGGTGGAGGTGGTCGGAAGCCCGAGACTGGTGGCTTCGTGCGTCACTCCCGTTGCGGAGGGCATGGTCATCCAGACGGAGAGCCAGCGCCTGACCGCCTATCGAAAGATGATCGTGGAACTGCTCCTTTCGGAGCGAAACCATATCTGCGCCTCGTGCGTCATGAACGGCGGCTGCGAGCTCCAGAGCGTGGCGGCAAAGCTCGGGGTGGATCACGTGCGCTACGACTACCTCTGTCCGGACCTGCCCATGGATGCCAGTCACGAACGCAACGTGATGGATCCGAATCGCTGCATCCTCTGCACCCGGTGCGTGCGCGTGTGCGACCAGGTGGAAGGGGCGCACACCCTGGATGTCATGGGACGCGGCATTCAACAGAGGGTCATCGCCGGTCTGAACCAGGCATGGGGAACGAGCAGAAGCTGCACCAAGTGCGGCAAGTGCGTCCAGGTTTGTCCCACCGGCGCTCTCTTCAAGAAGGGAGCCACGGCGGCCGAGATGGAAAAACAACACGATTTCCTGATCTGGATTCTGGACGGACGAGAGAAGAAAATCTGGCGATGGTCCTGA
- a CDS encoding Ni/Fe hydrogenase subunit alpha translates to MAQTISIDPVTRIEGHGKIRIQLDDAGQVADAKFHVVEFRGFEKFCVGRTYPEMPGITMRICGICPISHMLASAKACDAIAGVRIPPAANKLRRLINHAQYTQSHALSFFHLSAPDLLLGMESEPATRNVVGLILKAPDLARKGIRLRQFGQEIIRMIGTKSVHPAWAVPGGVREALSAENVQKIKAMLPEAFQTTEIALDLLKDNYDKFSAEVKTYGDFPSKFIGLVTPEGGLEHYDGLLRVMDSDGRIIEPGLHNDRYREIIAEAVEDWSYLKFPYYKPGGYGTDAGLYRVGPLARLNICDFAGTPRADRELRQFRRLGDGGRVVTSSFHSHYARLIEIMFSLEKIAELVEDPDLIGGRLRHYGGANEEKGVGIMEAPRGTLFHEYDVDEDGIIKKVNLIVATGNNNQAMNKTVLQIARAYMNGKKEITEGLMNRVEHGIRLYDPCLSCSTHAVGQMPLHIQLVDSKGELVEERVRD, encoded by the coding sequence ATGGCACAGACTATATCGATCGATCCAGTCACTCGAATTGAAGGCCACGGTAAAATCCGGATTCAGCTGGACGACGCCGGTCAGGTGGCCGACGCCAAGTTCCACGTGGTGGAATTCCGTGGATTTGAGAAATTCTGTGTGGGACGGACCTACCCTGAAATGCCGGGAATCACCATGCGCATCTGCGGAATTTGCCCGATCAGCCATATGCTGGCCTCGGCCAAGGCCTGCGACGCCATCGCCGGCGTCAGGATTCCCCCGGCCGCCAACAAGCTGCGCCGTCTCATCAACCATGCCCAGTATACGCAGAGCCATGCGCTGAGCTTTTTTCACCTGAGCGCCCCGGACCTTCTGCTGGGAATGGAGAGCGAGCCCGCCACCCGTAACGTGGTCGGCCTGATTCTGAAGGCCCCCGACCTGGCTCGCAAAGGGATACGCCTCCGCCAGTTCGGACAGGAAATCATCCGCATGATCGGCACCAAGAGCGTCCATCCGGCATGGGCCGTCCCGGGCGGTGTCCGGGAAGCGCTGAGTGCCGAAAACGTGCAGAAGATCAAGGCGATGCTTCCCGAGGCCTTTCAGACGACGGAAATCGCCCTGGACCTGCTCAAGGACAACTACGACAAATTCTCTGCCGAAGTGAAAACCTATGGAGATTTCCCAAGCAAATTCATAGGATTGGTGACCCCGGAGGGCGGCCTCGAACACTATGACGGTCTGCTGAGGGTGATGGATTCCGACGGCCGGATCATCGAGCCCGGACTCCACAACGACCGTTACCGTGAGATCATCGCGGAAGCCGTGGAGGATTGGAGCTACCTGAAGTTCCCATACTACAAACCGGGCGGATACGGCACGGACGCCGGTCTCTATCGGGTCGGTCCGCTGGCCAGGCTGAACATCTGCGACTTCGCGGGCACTCCTCGCGCCGATCGGGAATTGAGGCAGTTCAGGCGGCTGGGCGATGGCGGGAGGGTGGTCACCAGCAGTTTCCACTCCCACTATGCGCGGCTGATCGAAATCATGTTTTCTCTCGAGAAGATTGCCGAACTGGTCGAGGATCCGGACCTCATCGGCGGCCGCCTGCGTCACTACGGCGGGGCAAACGAGGAAAAGGGCGTCGGAATCATGGAAGCCCCGCGCGGCACTCTGTTCCATGAGTACGATGTGGACGAGGATGGAATCATCAAGAAGGTGAACCTGATCGTGGCCACTGGAAACAACAACCAGGCCATGAACAAAACGGTACTCCAGATCGCCAGGGCGTACATGAACGGCAAGAAGGAGATCACCGAAGGTCTGATGAATCGTGTGGAGCACGGCATTCGGCTCTACGACCCCTGCCTGAGCTGTTCGACGCATGCCGTCGGCCAGATGCCGCTGCACATTCAACTGGTGGATTCCAAAGGGGAGTTGGTTGAGGAACGCGTGCGGGACTAG
- a CDS encoding metallophosphoesterase family protein, producing MRIAILSDIHGNLEALEQVLEDLDRQRPDSVVCLGDNVGYGPNPEEVLNIVRERRMPCVMGNHELGVVDAQYLGWFNPLARTSLLITRQLLSSGSLEYIRDLKPFLIHEEGLFVHGCPPDSVTRYLFEVSNRAMAGLFQRMTQAVCFVGHTHDLELVTFDGARIRRIALGEGVVQLAEGCRHIVNVGSVGQPRDGNNNAKYVIWNVSANSVEIRFLPYDIPRTAEKILRLGFPEINALRLF from the coding sequence ATGAGGATCGCGATTCTATCGGACATCCATGGAAATCTCGAAGCGCTGGAACAGGTGCTCGAAGATCTGGACCGACAACGCCCGGACAGCGTCGTCTGCCTCGGAGACAACGTTGGGTACGGCCCGAATCCTGAAGAAGTGCTCAACATTGTGCGGGAGCGCCGAATGCCGTGCGTGATGGGAAACCACGAGCTCGGAGTCGTGGACGCGCAGTACCTGGGCTGGTTCAACCCCCTTGCAAGAACATCGCTTCTCATCACCCGACAGCTTTTGTCCTCGGGCTCTCTGGAATACATACGGGATTTGAAGCCATTCCTCATCCATGAAGAAGGGCTCTTCGTCCACGGCTGCCCCCCGGATTCCGTCACGCGCTATCTCTTCGAAGTGTCGAACCGGGCGATGGCGGGTCTTTTCCAGCGGATGACACAAGCCGTCTGCTTCGTCGGTCACACCCACGACCTGGAACTGGTCACCTTCGACGGTGCCCGAATACGCCGCATCGCCCTTGGAGAAGGCGTGGTGCAGCTGGCCGAGGGATGCCGCCACATCGTCAACGTCGGCAGCGTGGGGCAACCGCGGGACGGGAACAACAACGCCAAGTACGTGATCTGGAACGTGTCCGCGAACAGCGTCGAAATCCGGTTTTTGCCCTATGACATTCCCCGGACGGCGGAAAAGATTCTTCGCCTGGGTTTTCCCGAGATCAATGCCCTACGATTGTTTTGA
- the aroA gene encoding 3-phosphoshikimate 1-carboxyvinyltransferase, whose protein sequence is MRKTIEPISGIKAQLSVPGSKSITHRALMLAALADDESEIRNPLVADDTTITADALVQMGVGVQWKPGSVLVAPPSKRWSQPSEPILLGNSGTSTRLLLALAATGVGDFTFDGAPRLRQRPVKPLVSALEMLGARFDCTETDGFLPLRVIAHGLSGGKVLVDARQSGQFLSAVLMAAPCAGGEVTVEWLEPVASYPYVAMTLAMMGERGIDFRKDRANRVIVPAPQRYAGGRWTVEADCSSASYLWAAAALTGGDVLTHPLSPDSLQGDCRFLGILERMGCRVTWEEDGVRVVSSGELRPVDLDLNEMPDMVPTLAILAAFAGGVSRIRNVAHLRVKESDRLQAVSSELGKLGVPNRELPDGLEIRGGAATSPKVGIDPHDDHRIAMAFAVAGLRVGGVEIEDAEVVAKSFPTFWETFEKLKS, encoded by the coding sequence ATGCGCAAGACGATTGAACCCATCTCGGGAATCAAGGCGCAACTGTCCGTACCCGGCTCGAAATCCATCACGCATCGCGCCCTCATGCTCGCCGCCCTGGCCGATGACGAAAGCGAGATACGAAACCCCCTGGTCGCCGATGACACCACGATCACGGCCGATGCACTGGTGCAAATGGGGGTCGGTGTTCAGTGGAAGCCGGGAAGCGTCCTCGTCGCTCCCCCCTCCAAACGCTGGTCGCAACCTTCGGAACCCATTCTGCTGGGCAACAGCGGTACGAGTACGCGGCTCCTGCTGGCACTTGCCGCCACAGGAGTCGGGGATTTCACTTTCGACGGCGCCCCACGGCTGAGGCAACGTCCGGTGAAGCCTCTCGTCTCCGCCCTCGAAATGCTCGGGGCACGGTTCGACTGCACCGAAACAGATGGATTCCTGCCTCTGCGGGTGATTGCGCACGGACTGTCGGGAGGCAAGGTCCTGGTCGACGCACGCCAGAGCGGCCAGTTTCTTTCGGCCGTCCTGATGGCAGCGCCTTGCGCCGGGGGGGAAGTAACGGTAGAATGGTTGGAGCCGGTGGCCTCCTATCCTTATGTCGCCATGACGCTGGCCATGATGGGCGAACGCGGCATCGATTTTCGCAAGGATCGCGCGAACCGGGTCATCGTCCCCGCTCCTCAGAGGTATGCGGGCGGCAGGTGGACCGTCGAAGCCGATTGCTCGTCCGCGTCCTATCTGTGGGCGGCCGCCGCGCTGACCGGCGGGGATGTGCTCACCCATCCCCTCTCCCCGGACAGCCTGCAGGGAGACTGCCGCTTCCTCGGAATCCTGGAACGGATGGGGTGCCGTGTCACCTGGGAGGAAGACGGAGTGCGCGTCGTTTCATCGGGTGAGCTGCGACCGGTGGACCTCGATTTGAACGAAATGCCCGATATGGTGCCCACGTTGGCGATATTGGCCGCTTTTGCAGGCGGGGTCAGTCGAATCCGCAACGTGGCGCATCTGCGGGTGAAGGAGTCGGACCGGCTACAGGCGGTTTCCTCGGAGCTGGGCAAGCTGGGGGTTCCGAACCGCGAGCTTCCGGACGGCCTGGAGATTCGTGGCGGCGCGGCAACTTCGCCCAAAGTCGGCATCGATCCGCACGACGACCATCGAATTGCGATGGCCTTCGCCGTGGCTGGGCTTCGTGTCGGGGGCGTGGAAATCGAGGACGCGGAAGTCGTGGCCAAGTCTTTTCCGACCTTCTGGGAGACTTTCGAAAAGTTGAAGTCATGA
- the dacB gene encoding D-alanyl-D-alanine carboxypeptidase/D-alanyl-D-alanine endopeptidase, whose translation MKPCAYRTILFLTALLMVLQPHPAKAGESDFAFHNHLRKLQQSAGQVGIQVLSLAPVKVIWEFRSEEPLVPASLVKVLTSYAALKYLKPQYQFRTSLYALDEPRGDTVRGHLWIKSTGDIFLLGENLKDMALRLKERGIRFVEGGVFADNSFFNPQAEQICLDERCASSYNPVVSATSIEFNTIAFTVSGGAKSGTAPQVSWFPPGDYVQVDNLARTASKKAARVGLAVRSAGMTGTGRERFRVTGKVGPRRNFEYRLNVDDPASFVARSFKEVLRREGIEVRGADAGPGTVPPGAKPLVTHESRALGDIIYGLNRYSNNFMAEMLLRSLGGLVLGPPGTVDKGVELVRKSLVGLGVPPHEVQLKSGSGLSRECRASARAFCTLLANAYADPSIEPDFISSFATNGSEGTLRRRICKPDVEVRGKTGTLRDVVGFAGYVAGCGRGPYVVTVILNDVSNIGEARRALDGFLEQVPLIAPSM comes from the coding sequence ATGAAACCCTGTGCTTACCGAACGATCCTTTTCCTGACGGCCCTGCTGATGGTCCTGCAACCTCATCCCGCGAAGGCGGGTGAGTCGGACTTCGCTTTTCACAACCATCTCCGGAAACTCCAACAAAGTGCCGGCCAGGTCGGAATCCAGGTGCTTTCCCTGGCCCCGGTCAAGGTCATCTGGGAATTCCGGTCCGAAGAGCCTCTGGTCCCGGCGTCCCTGGTCAAAGTGCTCACCAGCTACGCCGCTCTGAAATACCTGAAGCCGCAGTACCAATTCCGGACGTCCCTTTATGCGCTCGATGAGCCGCGGGGGGATACCGTCCGAGGCCACCTCTGGATCAAGAGCACGGGGGATATTTTCCTGCTGGGCGAAAACCTGAAGGATATGGCGCTCCGCTTGAAGGAGCGCGGCATCCGGTTCGTTGAGGGCGGGGTATTCGCGGACAACAGCTTCTTCAACCCGCAGGCTGAACAGATCTGCCTGGACGAACGGTGTGCGAGCAGCTACAACCCTGTGGTCTCGGCGACTTCCATCGAATTCAACACGATCGCCTTCACAGTGTCGGGGGGAGCCAAATCGGGCACCGCCCCTCAAGTGAGCTGGTTCCCTCCGGGCGATTACGTTCAAGTCGACAATCTGGCCAGGACGGCCTCCAAAAAGGCCGCCAGAGTCGGCTTGGCGGTCCGGTCGGCCGGCATGACCGGGACGGGACGGGAACGATTCCGCGTCACCGGGAAAGTCGGCCCCAGGAGGAATTTCGAATACCGTCTGAACGTCGACGACCCGGCATCTTTTGTGGCTCGTTCCTTTAAGGAGGTGCTTCGCCGGGAGGGAATCGAGGTCCGTGGCGCCGACGCCGGGCCGGGGACGGTCCCTCCCGGGGCAAAACCCCTGGTGACTCATGAATCCCGAGCCCTGGGGGACATCATTTACGGACTCAATCGCTACAGCAACAATTTCATGGCCGAGATGCTCCTCAGAAGCCTGGGCGGGCTGGTCCTCGGGCCGCCGGGAACGGTTGACAAAGGGGTCGAGTTGGTCCGGAAGTCACTGGTCGGCCTGGGCGTTCCCCCACACGAGGTACAGTTGAAGAGCGGGTCCGGGCTGAGCCGTGAATGCCGGGCCAGCGCCCGGGCGTTCTGCACGCTCCTCGCAAACGCATATGCCGATCCGTCCATCGAACCGGACTTCATTTCCTCGTTCGCAACGAACGGCAGTGAAGGAACCCTGCGCCGCAGGATCTGCAAACCGGACGTCGAGGTGCGAGGCAAAACCGGAACCCTGCGGGATGTCGTCGGCTTTGCCGGTTATGTCGCCGGCTGCGGCAGGGGCCCGTACGTGGTCACCGTCATTCTCAACGACGTGAGCAACATCGGAGAAGCAAGACGCGCGCTCGACGGATTCCTGGAACAGGTGCCCCTGATCGCACCCTCCATGTAG
- the hoxE gene encoding bidirectional hydrogenase complex protein HoxE — translation MPATSPKKADAPGGHPSGDPRYKGIDRVLKRQQYQQDALIEVLTSAQEAFGYLTEDVLIYTARQLKLPFSWVYGVATFYHFFSLKPQGEHSCIVCLGTACYVGKSNEIVEALEKEFNVKAGQTTEDGKLTVTTTRCLGCCGLAPVAVLDNQVLGKELPETTIAKVKAVLAGAPAAPSAAKPQTEEETASA, via the coding sequence ATGCCTGCGACCAGTCCAAAGAAAGCGGATGCTCCCGGTGGGCATCCAAGCGGGGACCCCCGCTACAAGGGAATCGATCGTGTTCTCAAACGCCAACAGTACCAGCAGGATGCGCTGATCGAGGTTTTGACCAGCGCCCAGGAAGCTTTCGGGTATCTCACCGAGGATGTTCTCATTTACACGGCACGGCAGTTGAAGCTGCCCTTCAGCTGGGTCTATGGAGTGGCCACGTTCTACCACTTCTTTTCGCTGAAGCCGCAGGGGGAGCACTCCTGCATCGTGTGCCTGGGAACCGCATGCTACGTCGGGAAATCCAACGAGATCGTCGAAGCCCTGGAAAAGGAATTCAATGTGAAGGCCGGGCAGACCACCGAGGACGGCAAGCTCACCGTGACCACCACGCGCTGCCTCGGATGCTGCGGCTTGGCGCCCGTGGCCGTTCTGGACAATCAGGTGCTGGGCAAGGAACTTCCCGAAACGACGATTGCCAAAGTGAAGGCCGTGCTTGCCGGTGCTCCGGCGGCGCCTTCCGCGGCGAAACCCCAAACCGAGGAGGAGACGGCGTCGGCCTGA